The Neorhodopirellula lusitana DNA window GCTCCCGGGTTTGATGCCCGCTGGCCAACGCACAATGAAGGGAACTCTGTGCCCGCCGTCCCATAAATCAGCTTTGGATCCCCTGAATTGAGCACTGGGATAATGCCCTTTCGCTTCGAGCCGCTTAATACCAGCCGCTTTGGAGCATCCATTATCGCTGGAGACGATCACGAGCGTGTTTTCGGTGAGCCCTGCGGCATCGACGGCCTGAACAATCTGGCCGATCGCCGCATCGGTCTGCATGACGAAATCGCCGTATGGGCCGAGTTTACTTTTGCCTTGCCAGGCTGGCGTCGGGACGATCGGTGTGTGCGGTGAAGCCAACGCAACGTACAAAAAGAAGGGCGTCGTTGCTTCCTGTTTTTTGATGTACTCAACTGCTTTGTCAGCAAAATCGTCTAAAACATCAATTCTCTCGAAATCCTCGTGTGCCGGACCCGTACGCCTAAAGTCTTTGGTGGTTGTACATTCACCAACAAACTTGTCGTTCTCGATATAGATGTAGGGAGGCATGTCCAGTGACGCGGAGATACCAAAGTAATAGTCAAAGCCTAGATCACTGGGGCCACCTGTAATCGGGGCCTTCCAGTCAACTTCGTGCTGACCTTTACCATTCTTCACAAAGTTCATACCAAGGTGCCACTTGCCGACCATCGCCGTGCTGTATCCCTGAGCCTTCAGCAGGCTCGCGACGGTCGTGCGATCGGTCGGAATCAGCGGCTTGCCATAGCCATTGATCACCCCCGCCTGGCGTTCACTGCGCCAATTGTAGCGGCCGGTCAGCAAGCCGTAACGCGATGGCGTGCAGACCGACGAAGTGGTGTGCGCATCGGTGAACACCATGCCCTCTGCTGCCAGCTGATCCATTTTTGGCGTGGCAATTTTCCCGCGTTCGGGATTCAGACACTGAACATCGCCGTAGCCGAGATCATCGGCATAAATGAAAACAATACTGGGCCGCTCCGATGCAGAAGATTCGGCACACAGCCCGACAGCCAATAAGGCCAGCGCCCAAAAAGCCAGGATGCTTTTATTTGTTTGTATGGTCATCGTTCTTGCTTACCACTTTTCCATCGATTTATATTGGATGAGGATTAAGGACATGGTTGTGAGCACGCTCGTTTTTGTTTTCACTAATTGTGATTCTTGTTTTCTTATTCTTTTCCGCGAACTGCCTTACGAACCTCTTCCATCACGGCCATGCACTTGGGATTGAAGATCGGATGATCATCAGTGACATCTGCCGTCATCGAAAGGTTGATGGTCACAGGCACTCCCTTTTCAGCCATCTTTTTGAAATATTGCACATAAGCCTTCGTCGGGCGACGAGGCCCCTTCCCCCATTTTTCGCTCATAGGTTTCTTGGGAATCCATGTATCCATGTATCCATGTATCCATGTATCCATGTATCCATGTAACACCACCAAGCCGGATCGATGATTCCATATTGTTTGCCAGGGCCCACCAGATCAGAGTTAAACTCAGCGAGCGAAGATCCACCGTCTCGGGTGGATAGATCACTGAAGGGGCTGACTGCGGGCCCTTGATTTGAGCTGAAACCAATCACGGCTTTCGGGTTGCCCGCCTTGATCGCACGAGCCCAACTTTCCCAGTGTGGATCCAAGGGATAATCGTGCATGAGACAGCCGTCGATATAACCGAATCCCTTGATCTTCTTGCCGTAGCGCAGGCTGCATTCACGTAGAATGGCCACCATGTTGTCACTAAATTTAGAAACATCCGCCGCACCATAATCTGCCGCTAAGGCATCACGCCAAACTGCAGCTTCGAATCCGTTATAGCCACTGTGTAGATAGAACAACGTAGCGATACCGCGCGAGTCCAGCTCGTCGACAATCTCCATCAGCAAATCTCGCTCCGTCGTGCGTCCGGGCATGACCGCATCGACCGCCTTGTTTGGACCGGGCCAATAAAAACCCTGATGAGTAACGGTAAAATTCACCCATGCCGCGCCCGTGCGTTCGACTTGATCCGCGAAGTGCTGAACATCAAACATATCGATCGATTCCTGAAACCATTCAGCTCTCTTCTGATCGCCTTTCCAGCCATACATATTGGCTGAGAAATGCACGAAGAGTCCATACTTCCCCTCGACCATCCAAGAAGAATCACCGCGAATTTCTTTGGCTCGCTCAAGCTGGGCCTGTCGAGCTGAGGGAGTTCCCAGCTCGATTGAATAAAGCATGAACTGCCCTTGGTCCCGATGTGTCGCCAATTCCTTATTCTTCTTCGTTGGCTTGACGGTGGATTCCGGCAAACGAAACGTAATCTGATTCACTCCTTCGTTGAGGTGTAGCACTCCGGGAACTTGCTGACGCCAATTCTGGGGTGAACCTCTCCAGGTTCTCTTCAAGGAAGGCGTTGTGATCACCGATTCGCCACACTTGAACTCCATCGTCTGGCCATCTGGTGAGGCCAAAATAATGCTGAGCGCATAATCATCGGCTTCTGGTGCATCCACGTAGAATGTCAGTTGGTCCTTACCAGAGTAGAAACCAGCAACGCCGTGCTGCCCGGTCAAGCCCTTTCCCGCGAATACGGCGCCGTCGAGTTTAGCGCGAGCTGCAACGATGGTGTTCAGATCATTCAGTCGCAACTTGACTGGCTGAGATGCCGGATCTGCACGATAGTAATCACCCGTTCTTGGCAGAGCCGTTTCCCCTGGATCTTCCGCCAATTCTTGGGCAGGCAATGTTAGCGCCGTGCTTAGAAAACAAGCGAATAAAGAGACTAGCGATATGGTGTTATGCTTTTTCATTATTTTCCGTTCGCTTCCTTTTTTGTTTCCTGGGTATTTTTCCAGGCTTCGCCGTATCGAGTTTCCAGAGGTCAATCTCTGCATCATTTTTTGAAGGCGACCCTTCCGTACTGCGTCCGCCCATGACATCCGCTTCCAACTGCTTCAGAAGACGCTCTGCGATTTCAGGGTGCCTGGTATAGAGGTTGGTGGTTTCGCCGGGATCCTGGTCCAAGTCATAGAGCTGTGCCTTGGGAGCATCGGCTGGAACGTCCGCTTCTTTGGGAGCCGACCAACCGCCGGATCCTTTCGCCAGGCACAGCTTCCATTTTCCTTGCCGGTAGGCGAAGTGCCCATCGATCGAATGGTGAATCACGCCTGCGCGGGAAGATTCAATTGGTTTCCCCGACAACGCCGGCAGAAAACTGACGCTGTCTTCGGCGCTGTCTGTTGGCAGCGGTTTACCGGTCAGCTCGGAAAACGTGGCAAAAAAGTCGGTCAAGCAAATCAATTGGTCGGACGACGAATCGGGCGTTACCTTCCCGGGCCAGCGAACGATAAATGGAATGCGATGTCCGCCATCCCAAATGTCTGCCTTCGAACCACGCATATGAGCGCTGGGGAAATGCCCGTGCGATTTCAATTTCTTGAAATTGGCTGCCTTGGAGCAGCCGTTGTCGCTGCTAAAGATGATCAACGTGTTATCGGCAAAGCCGTTGCGTTCCAATGCGTCAGTGATTTCGCCGACTCCAGCATCGGTCTGCATCACGAAATCGGCGTAGTCACCGAGCCCACTTTTCCCTTGCCACTCTTTGGTTGGGAGAATCGGCGTGTGCGGCGAACCATACGGAACATAGAGAAAGAATGGCTTTTCCTTTTCGGTGGCTCGCTGGTCAATGAATTCAACCGCCTTGCGGGTCAGACGCGGCAGCATGTTAATTTCATTTTCGTGAGCGATAACCTTGTCATTTTCAATCACGCCCTTCATATCCCCCGCATGATGGAAGCCATGGAAATAGTCGAACCCTCGATGAACCGGTCCGTCAGGAATCTTGGATCCAACTGGCGCGAGCGTCTTCCCTCTTTTTTTTATCGGAGTGCCTGACGCAGGATCGACATATTGGAAGTTAAGATGCCACTTACCAACGATCCCCGTATGGTAGCCCTGCGCTTTTAGGAAGCTCGCCACCGTCGGGCGGGCTTCAGCAATCAAGTTGGGCGCAAACCCCTGAACCACTCCGCGTTGCAATTTCGTGCGCCAACTGTAGCGGCCCGTCATCAATCCGTATCGCGTCGGAGTACACACCGATGAACCGGAGTGGGCGTCGGTGAAAATCATTCCTTCGGCCGCCAGTTTATCGACGCTTGGAGTCTTGATTTTTCCACGCGTTGGATTCAGGCATTGGACGTCGCCGTAGCCAAGGTCATCGCAAAGCACAATAACAATATTCGGCCGCTCCGCGTTGGCTGAGACAGCCAACGACAAAACAGCCCAGGCTCCAACGACCAGGTGTTGAGTCCTGGATGCTTGATTCATCAATTTCATAGTTCAGTGTTCCTAGTTGCGCTAAACATTATTTACATTCATGCTTTAAACTTCATTAACAGCCTGCGCCGTCGATGACGCATTCTCGGTGCGAGAAGTGTCATCGTTTGGTTGATTTCCAAAGACGAATTTTGTCGGTGTCGTTTGCTTGATCTGGTCCGGAAGTGCTGCGTCCGCGTTTGACATCGGACTCAAGCTGAGCGAGCAGTCGGGCTGCGATTTCGGGGCGTGATTCATACAAGTTCGTGGTCTCGCCGGGATCATCGTTCATTTCATACCGTTGAGCCTGTGGGCTGCCGTTTGGCACTTCGTCTTCCTTTGGACTAGTCCATCCGCCAGACCCTTTGGCCAATACCAATTTCCAGTTACCCACGCGATACGCGAAATGTCCCGAGATGGAATGGTGAACGACTCCGTCGCGTGTTGACAAGATCGGTTGTCCTTTAAGTGCCGGCAGAAAGCTGACGCTATCTTCACCTGTATCGGCGGACAGTTCTGTACCGACCGCTTCGGCACAGGTGGCGATTAGATCGGTCAAGCAGATCAATTGATGGTCTTGAGTCCCAGCTTGAATTTGTCTTGGCCAACGAGCGATAAAAGGCACGCGGTGCCCACCATCCCAGATGTCTGCTTTGGATCCCCGAAATTGAGCACTTGGGAAATGGCCTTTCGCTTCCATCGCAGTGATCTTCGCAGCTTTGGAACAGCCGTTGTCACTGGAGACAATAATCAGTGTATTGTCGCTCAATCCGGCCGCGTCCACGGCATCAACGATCCGACCGATAGCGGCATCGGTTTGCATTTGAAAATCGCCGTATGCACCCAGTTCGCTTTTTCCTTGCCACTGCGGCGAAGGCAGGATCGGAGTGTGGGGCGAGTTCAAAGCAACGTACGTAAAGAACGGTTGCTCCGCCGTTTGATTTTGAATGTAGGCGACGGCTCTGTCAGCGAATTCATCCAGGACATTCACCGCTTCGAAATCTTCGTGAGCAGGGCCCTTGCGATTGAATGCTTTTGTTGTCGTACATTCACCTACGAACTTATTGTTTTCGACATAGATATAGGGCGGCATGTCCAATGACGCGGAGATGCCAAAGTAGTAATCGAAGCCACGGTCCGTCGGGCCACCTTCGATCCGGCCTTTCCAGTTAACGTTATTTTTACCTTTGTCTTTTTCTGGAAAGCTCATGCCCAGGTGCCACTTGCCAATCATGGCCGTTCGGTAGCCGTTGGACTTGGGGATGTCCCATTTGTTGTTGAAACTCTTGATGCTCTCTCCAGTAAAAACGTAGCCGTTGATAGTAAGCACTGTCGATTGGAGTCGTTTCATCTTCGTTTCACCATTTCCTGATATTTAATCATTTCTTCGACAATGTTTGCTGAGAGTAGTTGCGCAGGGCAACTCGGTTTTTCCGTACGCTTTGTCTCCTCAAATGGTAACCCGACGCGTTAGCGAGGGATTCACGCCGTCCCTCGCTAACGCGTCGGGTTACCGAAGCAGCCTAAACGCAATCATTGCTTTACCCTGCGTAGCTGAGCACACGCGTTGACTACTCCCTCACCGAATGGTTTCAGGACGCAAAAAAAATCCCCGCATGCCGAGTGGGCATCCGGGGAATGGAATCGATAAGATCGACTAGGCTGCGGCCTTTAAGTGGCGTCGGCGACGCATGGCCAGCACGCCGATACCACCGAGGAAAAGTGCAACACTGGACGGCTCGGGAACGGCGGTAACATCGACCGTGAGGTTGTCTAGAACAACAGTCGCTCCAGTATTAGCGTTTGGCGTTACGTTGGGGTTATTGTTGGCGAAAACCAGACCAACAAACTGGTCTGTACCGTTAAAGTTAAAGGTGAAAGGCACATCAGTACCGGCGCCGGTAATTAATTGGTCAGAACCAAGCGCACTAATCGTTGCGGTTCCGGTAGAACCAGTCGGATCGACGTCGGGGCCTGAATGAAGATCCAAACTGACAAGATTTGTGGCATCCACCCCCGTCGCGGCGTATGCCTGAAAAAAGGTTGTCGCACCATCAGTGCCAGCTGTATAGCTCGTCACATCAACCTCAACGGTAACGAGTCCGGTTGCCCATCCTGTAGTATCGAGCCAGACGCCACTACCCCTAAATCTATTATCACCAAGGATACCAAGAGTCAGGACATCGCCAGCGACACCCGGGGTTTGGCTTGAACCAAACCAATCCCCAGCCACGACGTCGGGCGTAGCGCCACCCAGATCCAAGGCTGCGTTGCTCGTAGTATACGAGGTAGTAAAATCAGTGCTGTACACCAAAGCCGCACTCGCGTTCCCCGCCATCATTAGGACGATTACTGCTGCACATGCGATGTTCTTCAGTCGTAGGATTCTGTTTTTCATTGTCGTTTTTTCCTTTTAGGGCACAATCGGCCACCGAAATTCACGGATTCAGGTGCTTATGAGGGCGATATGTCGGTCTAGCATAGCTGAAGCCAGAAGACGTGTTAGTCAGGTGTTTACCGGACCCGCAAAGTCATTTGTGCCTTGCAAAGTCATCTGTCGTCGACAAAACCACCATGCGGCGACGCTTTTGCGCAGCGTGGGCGGCTAATTGCGTCGTGCGATCACCGCTCCGCCCATCAAGCGACTTTTCACGTCGCGCGGCACTTCTGGGATTGGTATAGCGAATGTCGCAAGACTTCCGGCCACGCTCCGAACGCTTGCGAGTCCGGCTACGAGAGAGTTGGATACGCCTAATATTCGAGTTCAATTCCGACATACGGCGTGAAGCGGAAGCGAATCGGATGCTTTCACCTAACTACGGAAGCAACGACGGTCAGATCGCTTCCTTTGTTCCATTCGACGCTCCCCCCGTTTGCCTCGCCGGTGCGGCTGTCGGTCATGCCACCAATCGACAATGCATCGGTCAATCAATATGTGGCCTAGACTTCCAGCCTGGGGTTCGCGGGACTCCCAGGCTAGAAGCCTAGGCTACGTTTTCGTGTATTAACGGCGTGTCGTGCGAGCAGATGCCTGGTCGTTCAAGCCCCAGTCGTAATCGAGATGCGAGACTGAAACCGAGTTCGCGATCGCTGCATCGTAGGCTTCGCGTGATGGCAAGTAGGGAGCGAGCTTGCGGAGTTGGGCGGCTTGGTCGTGGCCAAAATCTTCGCCGAACCAGTCTAGGATCGACGAGAGCTGGAACTTGCGGCCCGATGCGTCGTATTGAAAGTTGTCAGGATTGGCAAAGAAGACTTTGGTATTGGCGGTTAGCTGAGCATCCAGCTTCTCAGCCGTATAGGCTTCGGCCAACAGTCGCGGGCAGCTGCGGGAGGCACAAACGATGGCGAAGTGAATCCGTGGCTCACCCATCTTTCGTAGCACTTCATGTTCCATCTGGTTAAGCGAGTATGGCTTTCCACCAACCGTCAACAACAGGTCGTCCCAGATGTTGTAGCCAAAAACTCTCGCGGTGTGATTGCGGATGCTGGTCGTCGGATACTCGCGAAGGATTCCATGTACCGTCAATGCGTTATAGGCGTTGATCCAAAAGGCGAGCTTGGCCGCCTGGCTGGCCTGAGCATTCGGGTTTGCAGTCGAGAGATACGTCAAAAACGTTTCTAGTGACTGCACATCCGCAGCGGACTGTTTCCAGCCCGCGTAGTTGACGTTTCCGTTTTCATCAACATACCGCTTCAGCAAGGCATCCCAAGTGCGGGGATCGATCCGGTCCATCGAAACTTGCTGATTCGCAGGCACACTGGTACCAACGGTAACCTTCGTCCCGGCCATGCACGGGTTCATCGAAAGCAGCGATAGAGCACCAGTGGCCAACGCGATCATGATGTAAGAGGCAGAAGTTTTTCTCATTGGGAGTCTCCGTTCGTTTATTGAGGCAACTGGAAAGGATGGCTTCCGTTATGCCATTGGTTATTCAATGGCCATCGGAATTCATGTTCCGTCCAAGAGTCGCGTCCGCAGACTGACGAGTCTGTGAGACTCAACACAATTGCTGGTGAAATGGCAAGTTGCTTCATTGCTCGCAGACATTTCGCCGATTGCATTCGAGCTGATCCGGAACCGTGTCCTCACTCGCATGACGTCGGTGATGTGTTGGACAGCACTAACGGTGAGTCACTTCACAGATCAAGGGCTCCGCTTTGGGTTAAATAGTTCCCGCCCCTGTGTTTCGGCTCACACTGCAAACGGACATGTTTAGCCGAAATAGGAACAGGACAGGAATTCTCGTTCTCAGCTAACCCATGCCAAATTTTCGTAAGGATGCCCCCAATGTCTCGTAAATTACTCACCAGTGCGTCAGTTCGCGGCATTGCTACGTTTGGATGCCTGCTGCTTACCGGATGCCGCCAGCCCGCAGGCTGTCAGGATGGTAGCTGCTCCGTTCCTTCGGCCGGGTATGGATCGCCCGCCTACTCTGCGTCGCCTTCGTATTCACAACCCGCGTATCAAGGTTCTGGTTCGAGCAATTCAATGCCATCGTCTTCCTATTCCGCCCCAACCCAAAGCTACACAGCTCCTCCCCAAAGTTACTCAGCTCCAGGCGGTTCTGGGACGCGTTCCACGCCATCTGGCGGTTCGGGTACACGTTAAGTGAAGACGAGAAACTTTTCTTGATCTCTGTAAGGTTCGTGTGAGTCTACCGTCTTCCCTTGCGAACGTATCCCGTAGCCTAGGCTTCCAGCCTGGGTCTCGTTCATGCATCTAATTGTCCCAGGCTAGAAGCCTAGGCTACGCAAAGAACCACCATGCAATTATCACTTCTAAGACAAAAAAGCGAACTCGCCAACGCAGCCATGCAGCGAGAAATCCTCGAAGGAGAATCGCAGCCGCGGCAGCCATACTTCGACGAAAAACTTCGCTCCAGCGGTCTGTCATATCTTCGTGCCACTGGCATCGAAGTGCTGCAGATCAACGTCGGCAAGCTGTGTAACCAAACTTGCACACATTGCCACGTCGACGCCGGGCCAGACCGTCGCGAAAGCATGTCGCGGGAAACGGCAGAGCAGATCATTGATGTACTCGAGAACAACGACATACCGACGCTGGATATCACCGGTGGTGCACCGGAGATGAACCCCAATTTTCGTTGGCTTGTCGAGCAAGCTCACAAGCTTGGACGCCGAGTGATTGACCGCTGCAACCTAACGATCTTAGTGGCCAATGGATTCAAGGACTTACCCGATTTTCTTGCTGAACATGATGTCGAGGTCGTCGCCTCTTTACCATGCTACATGGAAGAGAACTGCGATAGCCAACGCGGCGACGGCGTCTTTAAGCGTTCCAATGACGCGCTGCACCGACTGAATCAACTGGGGTACGGGCACCCCGGATCGGGTCGAAAGTTGACGCTCGTTTACAACCCGACTGGAATCTCTCTACCTCCGTCGCAAGAACAACTTGAATCGACCCACCGCGACGAGCTGAAATCGCGTTACGGCATTGTCTTTTCGGAACTGCACACGATCACCAACCTTCCAATCAGCCGGTTCCTCGATGATCTGCTCCAGGGCGACCAACTTGATGAGTACATGCAGAAGCTGATCGACAGCTTCAATCCGGTCACGGTCGATGGCGTCATGTGCCGCACGATGCTCTCTGTTGATTGGCAGGGAAGACTGTTTGACTGTGATTTCAACCAGATGTTGAGTATGGGATTGTCCGCCGACCTCCCACAACACATTTCGGATTTCGATCCAGCGAGACTTGGCGACCGCTCAATCCAGACCGGCCGGCATTGCTTCGGCTGTACAGCCGGATGCGGTTCGAGTTGCCAGGGAGCCGTGGTGAAGATCGGAGCAGCTCAGTGATCGTCCTTTTTGCTCTCGTAGCAGGCATTTTGTTGGCCTACGCGAACGGTTCGAACGACAACTTTAAAGGTGTCGCCACATTGTACGGCAGCGACACAACGACGTACCGCCGAGCACTCGTGTGGGCGACGGCAACTACTGCGGCAGGTTCGCTGACGGCCGTTTGGCTCGCTCGCGAATTGCTGGAACGATTCTCTGGCAAAGGAATCGTGCCGGACGCACTCGTGGATCAGAATGAATTCGGCGTTGCAGTCGCGTTGGCTGCAGGCGTGACCGTGATGCTGGCGAGCCGCTTTGGGTTTCCGATTTCTACCACTCACGCTTTGGTGGGCTCGATGGTTGGAGCCGCGGGGGCTTCATCGTTTGCCGTCGATTGGAATGTTCTGTCGACTAAGCTAATGGCACCGCTTTTGCTTAGCCCACTGATTGCGATCCTCGTTACATCAGTCCTGTATCTGACGTTTCGCCGAACCCGGATTGCGATGGGGATTACGAAAGAAACATGTCTTTGCAGCGGTCGCGAAGTCGTCGAGGTTGTTCCGTTGGGATCGAGCGCGATGGCAATGATGCGTGCTGAGGAGCTTTCGGTCACGATGGGGACCAACGTAAGCTGTCGAGACCATTATGCCGGCAACCTTGTGGGTGTCGATGCTCGTCAGTCGCTCGACACCATGCATTTCCTTTCTGCGGGGATGGTCAGCTTCGCGCGTGGCTTGAATGACACGCCGAAGATCGCCGCGCTGCTATTGATTGTCCCTGCTCTGAATTCGCTGACCGCAACGGTATTGTGCGGCTTGGCGATCGCCATCGGTGGCTGGTTCGGTGCGAAGAAGATCGCCGAAAAGCTGAGCCACGGCATTACTGAAATGAACGCCGGCCAAGGGTTCACCGCGAATCTGGTCACGTCAGTCTTGGTCGTGTTCGCGAGCCGCTGGGGGTTGCCTGTATCGACCACCCATGTTTCCTGTGGCGCGCTGTTCGGAATCGGAAGTGTGACCGGTCAAGCGAACTGGAAGTCGATTGGTCAGATCTTGCTCGCATGGGTGACGACCCTCCCGGCGGCCGCGTTAATCGCCTGGCTCGTTTTCAAAGTGCTAACGTAGCCTAGGCTTCCAGCCTGGGTTCCGCTGTTGTCCCAGGCTGGAAGCCTAGGCTACGTCATTCGAATCTTTCAAGTGAGACACGATGAAGCCACAAAACGATCGTGTCATCGTATTCTCGAGGTATCCCGAACCAGGCGTCACGAAAACTCGTATGATTCCGGCGTTGGGGCCTGAACGCGCCGCACAACTTCAGCAGGCGCTCACGAAACGGACCCTCGATGTTGTGAATCGCTTCGGCGCAGACCATCCATGTGACTTGGAGGTGCGGTTCGCTGGCGGTGAATCGGCGCGAATGAGTCTTATGTTTGGAGCGGGCCTATCTTATCGGTCCCAGAGCGAGGGCGACTTGGACCAGCGATTGGTCGATGCCTTCGCGACTGCGTTCAAGGAAGGGGTAACACGAGTCGTGGTGGTGGGGGCGGATTGCCCGGGAATTGACTCAGCGATTCTCGACGAAGCAATCAACGCTTTGTCACACGCCGATGTGGTCCTGGGACCGGCGATTGACGGTGGCTACTATCTGATTGGACTAAGCACGAATCAGCCTCAACTCTTTCAGCAAATTGACTGGGGCGGCGTAAACGTCTTCCGACAGACCATTGAGAAGGCAAAGCAGTCGCGATGCAAAGTTCATTGTTTGCGAACGCTTTCGGATGTTGACTATCCAGAGGATTTGGTTGTTTGTCGACGTTATCCTGAGACATTCGAAAAACTGCTTCCCCGGACCCGCGAGGGTGTGTTGTCGGTCATTGTGCCGACACTGAATGAAGAGCGACGCATCGAACAGACGCTCTGTCGAGCGGTTGGATTGCCGAATGTCGAAGTCATCGTTGCGGACGGCGGCAGCGAAGATTCGACGATCGACATCGCGCGCCAAATGGGTGCGGCGGTTGTCTCAGCCAATCCAGGGCGCGGGCGTCAGATGAATGCTGGCGCAGCGATTTCGAGCGGTGACGTGTTGCTGTTCTTGCATGCTGACACCCAGCTGCCGGATTCCTTTCACCAGCACGTTCGGGCGACCCTCCAGCACGGCGCAATCGCGGGAGCCTTTTCGTTGCGGATCGACGGTGATCGGTTTGGGCTGAGAGGGATTGAGAAAGGTGTGAACATCCGGTCGAATTTTCTTGGGCGACCTTACGGGGACCAGGGTTTGTTCGTATCGGCAAGTCGGTTCTTTAAATGCGGTGGTTTTCCGAATTGGCCGTTGATGGAAGACGTCGAGCTATGCCGCCGCTTGCGGAAGCAGGGAACCATCTCGCTTGCCGAAGCCGCCGTCACAACATCGGCTCGCCGGTGGATGCATTTGGGAATCCTGAAAACCACGTTCATCAACCAACTTTGCATCGCCAGCTTTTACCTTGGTGTCTCGCCAACGAAACTCGATCGCTGGTATCGGTCGCGACGTTCGGTTTCGTAAGTTATAAAACCAATCGTTGAGCAATCTGGAGGGCAGCGTCAGCGACTTACGATCTCGGTTTCAGGCCGAAATGCATGCCATGCAAACCAGAATGTATTCATCCACTGAAGTCCGGCGTCAGCCTTGACGACTCGAATCGTTTGATCGTTGGCGTCGAATGCAACTGTCAACTTTTTGCTGCCGAGCGACTGTTCGATTTCCGTCGATTTCCCTCCAAACGCAGAAATGGGAATCGCTAATGCGTTGGCATCGTCCCAAACGCCCAGCACACTCTCCTTCAAGGGCAACGCGTTGTTTATTGGCTTTACCGGAAACATCAGTTGGGTCTGTTTGAAATAGCGTGTGTACGGACTGCCTTGATAGTTTCGCCGGTGGCCAGTTTCCGATGAGAGGACTGTTGTGTTTGGGTTGCGAGCTTGCCAGGCAGCCCACGTGGTGAGTTCCATTGGTAAAACGGTTAACTTCATGCCAGCACCGGGGCCAGAAACGCCTTCGCCTTTCACCTGCGACCAGAGACTTTCCATGTTGGATCGATCGTACATCAACACGTTGCTGTTGTAGAGCAAAC harbors:
- a CDS encoding sulfatase family protein — encoded protein: MTIQTNKSILAFWALALLAVGLCAESSASERPSIVFIYADDLGYGDVQCLNPERGKIATPKMDQLAAEGMVFTDAHTTSSVCTPSRYGLLTGRYNWRSERQAGVINGYGKPLIPTDRTTVASLLKAQGYSTAMVGKWHLGMNFVKNGKGQHEVDWKAPITGGPSDLGFDYYFGISASLDMPPYIYIENDKFVGECTTTKDFRRTGPAHEDFERIDVLDDFADKAVEYIKKQEATTPFFLYVALASPHTPIVPTPAWQGKSKLGPYGDFVMQTDAAIGQIVQAVDAAGLTENTLVIVSSDNGCSKAAGIKRLEAKGHYPSAQFRGSKADLWDGGHRVPFIVRWPAGIKPGSQSDQTICLTDVMATCADLAEVKLPDTAGEDSVSFLPALSGKPIESTRAGVIHHSISGHFAYRQGKWKLCLAKGSGGWTAPKEADVLDNAPKTQLYDLEKDPGETTNLYTTHPEVAARLLKQFEADVMSGRSTEGSEAKNDVEGIKLWKSGR
- a CDS encoding alpha-L-fucosidase, coding for MKKHNTISLVSLFACFLSTALTLPAQELAEDPGETALPRTGDYYRADPASQPVKLRLNDLNTIVAARAKLDGAVFAGKGLTGQHGVAGFYSGKDQLTFYVDAPEADDYALSIILASPDGQTMEFKCGESVITTPSLKRTWRGSPQNWRQQVPGVLHLNEGVNQITFRLPESTVKPTKKNKELATHRDQGQFMLYSIELGTPSARQAQLERAKEIRGDSSWMVEGKYGLFVHFSANMYGWKGDQKRAEWFQESIDMFDVQHFADQVERTGAAWVNFTVTHQGFYWPGPNKAVDAVMPGRTTERDLLMEIVDELDSRGIATLFYLHSGYNGFEAAVWRDALAADYGAADVSKFSDNMVAILRECSLRYGKKIKGFGYIDGCLMHDYPLDPHWESWARAIKAGNPKAVIGFSSNQGPAVSPFSDLSTRDGGSSLAEFNSDLVGPGKQYGIIDPAWWCYMDTWIHGYMDTWIHGFPRNL
- a CDS encoding sulfatase family protein — its product is MKLMNQASRTQHLVVGAWAVLSLAVSANAERPNIVIVLCDDLGYGDVQCLNPTRGKIKTPSVDKLAAEGMIFTDAHSGSSVCTPTRYGLMTGRYSWRTKLQRGVVQGFAPNLIAEARPTVASFLKAQGYHTGIVGKWHLNFQYVDPASGTPIKKRGKTLAPVGSKIPDGPVHRGFDYFHGFHHAGDMKGVIENDKVIAHENEINMLPRLTRKAVEFIDQRATEKEKPFFLYVPYGSPHTPILPTKEWQGKSGLGDYADFVMQTDAGVGEITDALERNGFADNTLIIFSSDNGCSKAANFKKLKSHGHFPSAHMRGSKADIWDGGHRIPFIVRWPGKVTPDSSSDQLICLTDFFATFSELTGKPLPTDSAEDSVSFLPALSGKPIESSRAGVIHHSIDGHFAYRQGKWKLCLAKGSGGWSAPKEADVPADAPKAQLYDLDQDPGETTNLYTRHPEIAERLLKQLEADVMGGRSTEGSPSKNDAEIDLWKLDTAKPGKIPRKQKRKRTENNEKA
- a CDS encoding sulfatase family protein, whose protein sequence is MKRLQSTVLTINGYVFTGESIKSFNNKWDIPKSNGYRTAMIGKWHLGMSFPEKDKGKNNVNWKGRIEGGPTDRGFDYYFGISASLDMPPYIYVENNKFVGECTTTKAFNRKGPAHEDFEAVNVLDEFADRAVAYIQNQTAEQPFFTYVALNSPHTPILPSPQWQGKSELGAYGDFQMQTDAAIGRIVDAVDAAGLSDNTLIIVSSDNGCSKAAKITAMEAKGHFPSAQFRGSKADIWDGGHRVPFIARWPRQIQAGTQDHQLICLTDLIATCAEAVGTELSADTGEDSVSFLPALKGQPILSTRDGVVHHSISGHFAYRVGNWKLVLAKGSGGWTSPKEDEVPNGSPQAQRYEMNDDPGETTNLYESRPEIAARLLAQLESDVKRGRSTSGPDQANDTDKIRLWKSTKR
- a CDS encoding PEP-CTERM sorting domain-containing protein; its protein translation is MKNRILRLKNIACAAVIVLMMAGNASAALVYSTDFTTSYTTSNAALDLGGATPDVVAGDWFGSSQTPGVAGDVLTLGILGDNRFRGSGVWLDTTGWATGLVTVEVDVTSYTAGTDGATTFFQAYAATGVDATNLVSLDLHSGPDVDPTGSTGTATISALGSDQLITGAGTDVPFTFNFNGTDQFVGLVFANNNPNVTPNANTGATVVLDNLTVDVTAVPEPSSVALFLGGIGVLAMRRRRHLKAAA
- a CDS encoding DUF547 domain-containing protein is translated as MRKTSASYIMIALATGALSLLSMNPCMAGTKVTVGTSVPANQQVSMDRIDPRTWDALLKRYVDENGNVNYAGWKQSAADVQSLETFLTYLSTANPNAQASQAAKLAFWINAYNALTVHGILREYPTTSIRNHTARVFGYNIWDDLLLTVGGKPYSLNQMEHEVLRKMGEPRIHFAIVCASRSCPRLLAEAYTAEKLDAQLTANTKVFFANPDNFQYDASGRKFQLSSILDWFGEDFGHDQAAQLRKLAPYLPSREAYDAAIANSVSVSHLDYDWGLNDQASARTTRR